In a genomic window of Coprococcus eutactus:
- a CDS encoding PBECR3 domain-containing polyvalent protein, producing the protein MRNEDKLIKVAHYNTKLNSVLGFDYSAFTIYRSKGLLTHLIKRKHFVAAKYIDHLDDIISHPDYVGCYNGNIELVKCYNDNIFISIKLDEKKSKYYIATVFDVKKGKIDSYVKSGRLIPVCGNTFL; encoded by the coding sequence ATGCGAAATGAGGACAAGTTAATAAAAGTAGCACATTATAACACTAAACTCAATTCAGTATTAGGTTTTGATTATAGTGCTTTTACAATTTATAGATCTAAGGGATTGTTGACACATCTTATTAAAAGAAAGCATTTTGTTGCTGCAAAATACATTGATCATTTAGATGACATAATTAGTCATCCAGATTATGTAGGATGTTATAATGGAAATATTGAGTTGGTTAAATGTTATAATGACAATATTTTCATTTCAATTAAGTTAGACGAAAAGAAATCAAAATATTATATTGCTACGGTATTTGATGTGAAAAAAGGAAAAATAGATTCATACGTAAAGTCAGGCAGATTAATT
- a CDS encoding helix-turn-helix domain-containing protein, producing the protein MSAKLIPERLKIVRENMGITMAEASRRLNLSKIGYCRYEYGERVPSQQTLEIIAQCFNTSVEYLTGLSDSPAATQIVIDKNKNPELFALVDLCQNKDTELLQRMLAYCNLLINS; encoded by the coding sequence ATGTCTGCTAAATTAATTCCAGAACGATTAAAAATTGTAAGAGAAAATATGGGAATAACTATGGCTGAAGCATCCAGGAGACTCAATCTTTCCAAAATTGGATATTGCAGATATGAGTACGGAGAGAGAGTTCCTTCTCAGCAAACACTTGAAATTATTGCCCAATGCTTTAACACATCTGTTGAATATTTGACCGGTCTTTCGGATTCTCCAGCCGCGACACAAATCGTAATTGACAAAAACAAGAATCCTGAGCTCTTTGCCCTTGTTGATTTATGTCAGAACAAGGATACAGAACTCTTACAAAGAATGTTAGCATATTGTAACCTGCTAATAAATTCATAG
- a CDS encoding CoA-transferase, which yields MYQIMTADEAMDLINDGDVIALNSFLGIDIPIELHEALYKRYQRTGSPKHLTAISSAGFGAWDENKAAEGYIRDGAVDKIICGHFGAMYSTKKLVLEDRFEAYNLPLGCISHAIRAQAGGLPGALSKVGLDIFVDPRLEGPGINNISKDDSLVKYVELDGEEFLYYKLPLINVAIIKGTAADRKGNISFEDLFTAGDALSICQAVKANGGKVIVQVDRLVARPSRPHNTIIPGCLVDAIVEIPPEPRHASYESLTGSFEIPYSQWQDWAEMLSGRTKTKNAVNTSAEIIGRRAALELKPDDIVNIGVGIPETVSKYARENGILDKITLTVESGGVGGFPASGKVFGAVIGADSIYDMANQFDLYNNGGLDICFMGGIEVDRFGNVNAHKGPGAFAGVGGFANITAKTATVVFCLTFDTKGLAVEDNDGIVTIKNEGSIPKFVNDVRSISFSGKRALANGQRVIYVTERCVFELTEKGLKLIEVYPGIDLEHDILSKLPFKVEVDERLK from the coding sequence ATGTACCAGATAATGACAGCCGACGAGGCAATGGATCTTATAAATGACGGAGATGTGATCGCACTCAACTCATTTCTCGGCATAGATATTCCAATCGAGCTTCACGAGGCATTATATAAAAGATACCAGAGGACAGGTTCGCCGAAGCACCTCACCGCTATATCAAGCGCGGGCTTTGGTGCGTGGGATGAGAATAAGGCGGCAGAGGGATACATAAGAGACGGCGCAGTTGACAAGATCATCTGCGGACATTTTGGTGCCATGTACAGCACCAAGAAGCTTGTCCTTGAGGACAGATTTGAGGCATACAATCTCCCACTCGGCTGTATCTCACACGCAATACGTGCGCAGGCCGGCGGACTTCCGGGAGCACTCTCCAAGGTCGGGCTGGATATATTTGTCGATCCGAGACTTGAGGGACCGGGAATCAACAACATATCAAAGGATGACTCACTTGTTAAATACGTCGAGCTGGACGGTGAGGAATTCCTCTACTACAAGCTGCCGCTTATCAACGTGGCTATCATTAAGGGAACTGCTGCCGACCGCAAGGGCAACATCTCATTTGAGGATCTGTTTACCGCAGGAGATGCGCTGTCCATCTGTCAGGCTGTAAAGGCAAATGGCGGAAAGGTCATCGTGCAGGTTGACAGACTTGTGGCAAGGCCATCAAGACCTCACAATACCATCATTCCGGGATGTCTGGTTGACGCTATCGTTGAGATACCGCCGGAGCCAAGACACGCATCATACGAATCCCTGACAGGAAGTTTTGAGATTCCATATTCGCAGTGGCAGGACTGGGCTGAGATGCTTTCCGGTCGTACCAAGACAAAGAATGCCGTCAATACAAGCGCAGAGATCATTGGAAGAAGGGCCGCTCTGGAATTGAAACCGGACGATATAGTCAACATAGGTGTTGGAATTCCGGAGACTGTATCCAAGTATGCCAGAGAGAACGGTATTCTGGACAAGATAACCCTGACCGTAGAATCTGGAGGTGTAGGCGGATTTCCTGCATCGGGCAAGGTGTTCGGCGCTGTTATCGGCGCAGACTCCATATACGATATGGCAAACCAGTTTGACCTCTACAACAACGGCGGTCTTGATATCTGTTTCATGGGCGGAATCGAGGTTGACAGGTTCGGGAATGTAAATGCCCACAAGGGCCCTGGCGCATTTGCCGGTGTAGGCGGATTTGCAAATATCACCGCCAAAACAGCAACCGTTGTGTTCTGTCTCACATTTGACACGAAGGGACTTGCCGTAGAGGACAATGACGGCATCGTGACCATCAAAAACGAGGGAAGCATTCCTAAGTTCGTAAACGATGTCAGAAGCATCAGTTTCTCAGGAAAACGTGCGCTGGCAAACGGGCAGAGGGTTATATACGTCACAGAACGATGCGTATTTGAGCTCACTGAAAAGGGACTTAAGCTCATTGAGGTGTACCCGGGAATTGATCTTGAACATGACATTCTAAGCAAGCTTCCTTTCAAGGTGGAAGTGGACGAAAGGCTGAAATAG
- a CDS encoding metallophosphoesterase encodes MNSENIRSNRKKYIKSALVLLIVIALLLFCSYQNRHLETTYYTYKAEQLGADLEGYRIVQISDLHNVKFGKNNQKLVDRIRECEPDMIVLTGDLVDSNHTNVDRAVQFVDEIVKICPVYYVTGNHEYWLEKSEYDELMDGLVSAGVVILDNQVVEISRGDAKFRLVGLDDRSLADGTLEALLSDESIRNNQAEQKEETADNEDSGEKELTVVLAHEPQYLARYAGTGVDLVLSGHAHGGQFRLPFVGGIVAPDQGFLPEYTAGEYYMNGTEMIVSRGLGNSVIPVRLFNYPEIVCVELVGMH; translated from the coding sequence ATGAATAGTGAAAATATAAGATCAAACAGAAAAAAATATATAAAGTCAGCGCTTGTTTTACTTATCGTTATTGCGCTGCTTTTGTTCTGCAGCTATCAGAACAGGCACCTGGAGACAACGTATTATACTTATAAGGCAGAGCAGCTTGGCGCAGATCTTGAGGGATATCGGATCGTCCAGATATCGGATTTGCACAATGTAAAGTTTGGCAAGAATAACCAGAAACTGGTGGACAGGATAAGAGAATGTGAACCTGATATGATCGTTCTGACCGGAGATCTTGTGGACTCAAATCACACAAATGTAGACCGTGCAGTCCAATTTGTGGATGAGATCGTGAAAATATGTCCGGTATACTATGTCACAGGCAATCATGAATATTGGCTTGAGAAATCTGAATATGACGAGCTTATGGATGGGCTTGTCAGTGCCGGGGTGGTTATCCTGGACAATCAGGTTGTGGAGATATCCAGGGGGGATGCGAAGTTCAGGCTGGTCGGGCTTGACGACAGAAGCCTTGCGGATGGGACACTAGAGGCGCTGCTTAGTGACGAAAGTATTAGGAATAATCAAGCTGAACAGAAGGAAGAGACCGCTGATAATGAAGACTCTGGGGAAAAAGAGCTCACGGTCGTTCTTGCACATGAGCCCCAATACCTTGCCAGGTATGCCGGTACCGGTGTTGATCTCGTGCTTTCCGGACATGCCCACGGTGGACAGTTCAGACTTCCATTTGTCGGCGGGATAGTAGCGCCGGATCAGGGATTTCTTCCAGAATATACAGCAGGTGAATATTATATGAATGGCACCGAGATGATAGTCAGCCGAGGCCTTGGCAACAGTGTGATTCCGGTGAGGCTGTTTAACTATCCAGAGATTGTGTGCGTGGAGTTGGTGGGAATGCATTAG
- a CDS encoding RNA polymerase sigma factor, with protein sequence MDDQKIIELFFKRCEEAIAATSEKYGKMCRSISDRILKNNEDVEECVNDTYLTLWDTIPPEEPNPFVAYICRIVRNLSLKRYRHNTADKRNKVMVRNLLYTFIYF encoded by the coding sequence ATGGACGACCAGAAGATAATTGAATTATTTTTTAAAAGGTGTGAGGAGGCAATAGCGGCTACTTCCGAGAAATATGGGAAAATGTGCAGATCGATATCTGATAGGATCCTAAAGAATAACGAGGATGTGGAGGAATGTGTCAATGATACATATCTGACGCTTTGGGACACTATACCACCTGAAGAACCAAATCCATTTGTGGCATATATATGCAGGATCGTGAGGAATCTGTCACTTAAGAGATACAGACATAATACTGCAGATAAGAGAAATAAAGTAATGGTAAGGAATTTGTTATACACTTTTATATACTTTTAG
- a CDS encoding RNA polymerase sigma factor, which produces MNDQLIIELFFKRCEEAITATSEKYGKLCKSISDRILKNNEDAEECVSDTYLTLWETIPPEEPDPFVAYICKIVRNLSLKRYRHNTAEKRNSYYDASLDEISECVAACGEVDERITAQELTDRLNKFLEGLKEVDRVMFVKKYWFCMEIPEIAEEMSLSTNYVNVHLHRIREKLKQYLVKENWYEERIG; this is translated from the coding sequence ATGAACGATCAGCTGATAATTGAACTGTTTTTTAAAAGGTGTGAGGAGGCAATTACTGCTACTTCCGAGAAATATGGAAAATTATGCAAATCAATATCTGACAGGATTTTGAAGAACAATGAGGATGCGGAGGAGTGTGTCAGCGATACATATCTGACACTCTGGGAAACAATCCCACCGGAGGAACCGGATCCATTTGTGGCATACATCTGCAAGATAGTGAGGAATCTGTCGCTCAAGCGATACAGACATAATACCGCAGAGAAGCGAAATTCCTACTACGACGCATCTCTGGATGAGATATCAGAGTGCGTGGCGGCATGCGGAGAGGTGGACGAACGGATCACTGCCCAGGAACTTACAGACAGATTAAACAAATTTCTGGAAGGTCTTAAGGAAGTGGACAGGGTTATGTTTGTCAAGAAGTACTGGTTTTGCATGGAGATTCCGGAGATAGCGGAGGAAATGTCTCTGAGTACCAATTATGTAAATGTGCATTTGCACAGGATAAGGGAGAAACTGAAACAGTATCTTGTAAAGGAGAATTGGTATGAAGAAAGAATTGGTTGA